TCTTTTTGAAGTATGAAAAAAAATATATTAATTACCGGAGGTGCAGGTTTTATAGGCTCACACGTTGTTCGCTTATTTGTAGAAAAATATACTAAATATCGCATTATTAACTTAGATAAGTTGACATACGCAGGTAACTTGTCAAATCTTAAAGATGTAGAAGATAAAGAAAACTACATTTTTGTAAAGGCTGATATTTGCGACTTTGACAAAGTGTTAAAAGTGTTTAATGAGTACGATGTTACTGACGTCATTCATTTGGCAGCAGAAAGCCATGTTGATAGAAGTATAAAAGACCCGTTTACATTTGCAAAAACAAATGTGTTAGGCACATTGAGCTTGTTACAAGCTGCGAAAGAACTTTGGAAAGAAGACTATTCAAAGCACCTCTTCTATCACGTTTCTACTGATGAAGTGTATGGTGAATTGGAATTTGACGATACACTTTTCACTGAAGAAACCCCTTACGATCCGCATTCGCCCTACTCAGCAAGTAAAGCCGCTTCTGACCATTTTGTTAGAGCATTCACTGACACATACGGTTTACAAACAGTCATTTCAAACTGTTCAAACAACTATGGACCATATCAATTTCCAGAAAAACTGATACCGTTGTTTATAAACAATATTCGTCATAGTAAACCATTACCTGTTTACGGAAAAGGTGAAAATGTTCGTGATTGGTTATATGTAGAAGATCATGCACGTGCTATTGATCTAATTTTCCATAAAGGAAGAATACGTGAAACGTACAATATTGGCGGCTTCAATGAATGGAAAAATATCGACTTAATTAAAGTAATGATAAAAGTAGCAGATAGGTTATTGGGTAATTCTGAAGGAACCTCTGAAAAACTTATTACTTACGTAACAGACAGAGCAGGACACGACCTCCGTTATGCCATTGATGCAACAAAAATTAAAAATGAATTGGGCTGGGAACCTTCTTTGCAGTTTGAAGAAGGAATTGAGCTAACGATAAAATGGTATTTGAACAATCAGGAGTGGATGGATAATGTAACTTCCGGAGATTACATGAAGTACTATGAAAGTATGTATAAGGATAGATAATTGCACAAACAATATATCTTGTGATTATGACTGTCAATGATGTTCGCTTAATAGACTTGCCTAAATTCCTCGATGCTCGAGGAAATCTTTCATTTGTAGAAAACATAAAACATATTCCATTTGAAATCAAACGCACCTACTGGTTATACGATGTACCAGGTGGTGAAGCGCGAGGTGGTCATGCTTACAAGGAAAATGATGAGTTTATTATTGCCCTATCAGGTAGCTTTGATGTGGTTATTGATGATGGAGAAAATAAAAAAACTTTTTCTCTTAACCGATCTTATTATGGATTGTATGTACCTAAAGGTCTCTGGAGAGTCATAGACAACTTTTCATCCAATGCTTTTGCATTAGAATTTGGTTCTATACCTTATTCTGTTTCTGACTATATCTATGACTACAGTGAATATGCTGATTATAAAAGACTTGCAAAAGAGAAGAGCGAAGTTGTTCATTCGCACCATAAAGATGCTCCCATCCAATATAACATTATTGATAAACCCCAATCATTCAATGTTTTCGATTGCACTATAATAGAATTAGATAGGCATCATTCCGACCGTAAGGGTAACCTCACTGTAGTGGAGAATGGTAAAACTTTGCCTTTTGATGTTAAAAGGGTTTATTATCTTTACGATATTCCGGGAGGAGAAAGCAGGGGTGCCCATGCCCATAAAGAACTTAGCCAATTAATTATTGCTGCTTCCGGCTCTTTTAGTGTAACATTGGATGACGGTAATTGCAAACGCAGTTTCTTCCTTAATCGTCCTTATCAGGGGTTGTACGTAAAACCAGGTATGTGGCGAAACTTAGAAGACTTTAGTTCCGGCGCAGTTTGTATGGTGCTGGCATCTGATGTTTATAAGCAAGAAGATTATATTAGGGAATATAATAAGTTTGTAGAATTTAGAAATCAATAGTTTTTGTATGAAGCAATCAATTTTAGGTTTATATTATGAAGATTTTATAGTAGGGGAAGAAATTAAGCACTCGCTTTCAAAAACGATTTTTGAAAGTGATAATAATTTATTTAGTTTATTAACAATGAATCACCATCCTGTGCACACAAACCTCCATTATGCAGAAATAAATCAGCATGGTAAAATTATGGTTGTGGGCACACTTGTCTTTTCTGTTATAGTTGGAATGACAGTTCCTGATATCAGCGGAAAAGCTATTGCTAATCTAGGGTATGAAGATGTGAAGCACGTTGCGCCTGTGTTTATTAACGATACACTTTATGCAAAAACCAAAATTTTAAGCAAAAGAGAATCTAAAAGCAAACCTGATAGAGGGATTGTGTATGTAGAAACTGTTGGTTACAATCAAAATGGCGTGGAAGTTATAAGTTTTAGAAGGAAAGTATTAATTAAAAAACAAAACCAAGTATGAGAACAGATTTATTAATGAGGAGTCTAATGTTTGTTCCAGCTCATAATGAGACCTTAATTGAGAGTGCATTAAGAAGAGATGCAGATGT
This genomic window from Lentimicrobiaceae bacterium contains:
- the rfbB gene encoding dTDP-glucose 4,6-dehydratase yields the protein MKKNILITGGAGFIGSHVVRLFVEKYTKYRIINLDKLTYAGNLSNLKDVEDKENYIFVKADICDFDKVLKVFNEYDVTDVIHLAAESHVDRSIKDPFTFAKTNVLGTLSLLQAAKELWKEDYSKHLFYHVSTDEVYGELEFDDTLFTEETPYDPHSPYSASKAASDHFVRAFTDTYGLQTVISNCSNNYGPYQFPEKLIPLFINNIRHSKPLPVYGKGENVRDWLYVEDHARAIDLIFHKGRIRETYNIGGFNEWKNIDLIKVMIKVADRLLGNSEGTSEKLITYVTDRAGHDLRYAIDATKIKNELGWEPSLQFEEGIELTIKWYLNNQEWMDNVTSGDYMKYYESMYKDR
- a CDS encoding FdtA/QdtA family cupin domain-containing protein; translation: MDKPQSFNVFDCTIIELDRHHSDRKGNLTVVENGKTLPFDVKRVYYLYDIPGGESRGAHAHKELSQLIIAASGSFSVTLDDGNCKRSFFLNRPYQGLYVKPGMWRNLEDFSSGAVCMVLASDVYKQEDYIREYNKFVEFRNQ
- a CDS encoding MaoC family dehydratase; this encodes MKQSILGLYYEDFIVGEEIKHSLSKTIFESDNNLFSLLTMNHHPVHTNLHYAEINQHGKIMVVGTLVFSVIVGMTVPDISGKAIANLGYEDVKHVAPVFINDTLYAKTKILSKRESKSKPDRGIVYVETVGYNQNGVEVISFRRKVLIKKQNQV